GTGAGGCTCAGAAAAACAAACTGTATCCCCCTGTTTTTCCCGAAAGTACCGAACCACATGAAGAACGTAAAAAGACCCCACATGAAGAGATACCATCCCATGAAGGCCTCGGAATTGCCGGGCAGATTCTTGAACGTGACGATAAATACGAGTGACCACCAGAAGAGTCCATAAGAGGAGAAGGCCGTAACGCCGAACGTGTTGCCCTTCTTGTACTCCAGGATGCCCGCAATGATTTGGGCAATTCCGCCGTAACAAAGTCCCATGGCGAGGATCATGGAACCGAGGGGAAAAAAACCGGCGTTGTGGATATTGA
The window above is part of the Syntrophorhabdaceae bacterium genome. Proteins encoded here:
- a CDS encoding acetate uptake transporter, encoding NIHNAGFFPLGSMILAMGLCYGGIAQIIAGILEYKKGNTFGVTAFSSYGLFWWSLVFIVTFKNLPGNSEAFMGWYLFMWGLFTFFMWFGTFGKNRGIQFVFLSLTVLFWLLAIGNWTGNHGIIVLAGYEGIICGLSAIYLAMAEVLNEVHGKCVLPIGEIKKA